Below is a window of Staphylococcus succinus DNA.
GTCATTTACTCATCATCATCTCCTGTATCGTTATGACACTTTTAACGCCTTATTGGTATGCCTTCCTACTAATAAATTTAATTTTTATTTTGTTCATATTATGGCAAAATATATTTTCTAATCTAAATGATTAAGATAATATATTTTGTGGTATATATTAACAGTTAAATCATTTATAAAGGAGGCAAAATCATATGGGCTTTATACTTATGTTAATTATCGGTGGTTTAATCGGTTGGATTGCCGGTGGTATTGTCGGAAAAGATATTCCAGGTGGTATTTTAGGGAATATTATTGCAGGTATCGTTGGGTCAGCACTCGGTTCATGGTTACTTGGTGATTGGGGTTGGCACATAGGTGGTATTGCTATATTCCCAGCACTTATCGGTACAATTATACTTGTTGCGGTAGTTTCCTTTATTGTAGGTAAATTACGCAAAAAAAAATAAGACTTTGAAAAGAGGATGACACTAGTGTCATCCTCTTTTTTATCTTTTAAAACAAAAAATCAACAAAGCCGTTAAAGACTTTGCTGATTTTTAATTATCTATGATTTACTAGTTCCTTTTCACGTGCTTTCGTTTTGTCATCATAACGATAATGATTACGTTCTACTTCATCCTCTATGCTAGTCTCAATGTCGTTATTAATATCTTGTTTTGCTACTTTACTTGGGCAATTTAAATTGGATGCCTGTACAATATACTTCGGTCGTTGTTTCACTTCATAATAAATACGTCCTATATACTCTCCAACGATACCAATTGAAATCAATTGTATTCCGCCCAGCAATAAGACTGCTGCAATTGTAGAGAAATAGCCTGGTGTTTGAATACCATTAATTACTATACTAGCAAATATAAAACCTATATAGAGAAGACTAATGAAAAATACAATCAAACCAAGATAAATCATTGCACGTAATGGTTTATTATTAAAAGAAATTAACCCATCTATACCATAGTTTAATAATTTACCAAATGACCATTTTGATTCTCCATCTTCTCTTTCTACATTTTCATAAGTAAATACTTTTGTATTATACCCTATCCATTCAAATAACCCTTTTGAAAAACGATTATACTCATTGAGTTCAGTTAACGAACTCACTGCTCTGCGACTTAATAATCTAAAGTCACCAATACCGTCTTCTAATTTTATATCTTCAACAAAATGATTGATTGCTTTGTAATACATTTGAGTCAATAATTTTCTAGAT
It encodes the following:
- a CDS encoding glycosyltransferase family 2 protein, translated to MQIRVVVPCYNEGEVVLKTYQRLKAILSKDSQKHQYNYDLLFVDDGSKDKTINYIQDIATKDQHVKFISFSRNFGKESAMIAGYQHSKTCDAVIMIDADLQHPPELIPQMIEGYMDGYDQVVAKRDRKGEKQSRKLLTQMYYKAINHFVEDIKLEDGIGDFRLLSRRAVSSLTELNEYNRFSKGLFEWIGYNTKVFTYENVEREDGESKWSFGKLLNYGIDGLISFNNKPLRAMIYLGLIVFFISLLYIGFIFASIVINGIQTPGYFSTIAAVLLLGGIQLISIGIVGEYIGRIYYEVKQRPKYIVQASNLNCPSKVAKQDINNDIETSIEDEVERNHYRYDDKTKAREKELVNHR
- a CDS encoding GlsB/YeaQ/YmgE family stress response membrane protein — translated: MGFILMLIIGGLIGWIAGGIVGKDIPGGILGNIIAGIVGSALGSWLLGDWGWHIGGIAIFPALIGTIILVAVVSFIVGKLRKKK